One stretch of Streptomyces sp. NBC_01363 DNA includes these proteins:
- a CDS encoding sensor histidine kinase translates to MTTLGTGVLRVRHWLRDHPLALDAALALTVLMAMLIGSFAHSGAGEGRTFGTRAPAVSSLLLMVSGAVALIWRRRNPLAVLAVTAGLTVIELVVGSDPPAPVVMSTVIALFTVAARTDRPTTWRVGLLTVAALTAAAMLFGPAPWYSQENFGVFAWTGLAGAAGDAVRSRRAFVDAIRERAERAERTRDEEARRRVAEERLRIARDLHDVVAHHIALVNVQAGVAAHVMDRRPDQAKEALAHVREASRSALDELRATVGLLRQSGDPAAPTEPAPGLAVLDALVDTVRRAGLPVEVACTDRRPPLPAAVDLAAYRVIQEALTNVRKHAGPGAKAEVSVVRVGSTAEITVIDNGSGGGCDGDGGGHGLLGMRERVTALGGTLTAGPRYGGGFRVHAILPVEARTAESGKPGAAGRTGEDA, encoded by the coding sequence GTGACCACCCTCGGAACCGGGGTCCTGCGCGTCCGGCACTGGCTGCGCGACCATCCCCTCGCGCTGGACGCCGCGCTGGCCCTGACCGTGCTGATGGCCATGCTCATCGGGTCGTTCGCCCATTCGGGTGCGGGGGAGGGGCGCACCTTCGGCACCCGCGCGCCCGCGGTGAGCAGCCTGCTGCTGATGGTGTCCGGTGCCGTGGCGCTCATCTGGCGGCGGCGCAATCCCCTGGCGGTGCTCGCGGTCACCGCCGGGCTGACGGTCATCGAGCTGGTGGTGGGGTCCGATCCGCCCGCGCCCGTGGTCATGAGCACCGTCATCGCGCTGTTCACCGTCGCCGCCCGCACCGACCGGCCCACCACCTGGCGGGTCGGTCTGCTGACGGTGGCCGCGCTGACGGCCGCGGCGATGCTCTTCGGCCCGGCGCCCTGGTACAGCCAGGAGAACTTCGGTGTCTTCGCCTGGACCGGCCTGGCCGGCGCCGCGGGGGACGCCGTCCGCTCCAGGCGCGCCTTCGTCGACGCGATCAGGGAACGGGCCGAACGGGCCGAACGCACCCGCGACGAGGAGGCCCGGCGGCGGGTCGCCGAGGAGCGGCTGCGGATCGCCCGCGATCTCCACGATGTCGTCGCCCACCACATCGCCCTGGTCAACGTGCAGGCCGGGGTGGCCGCCCACGTCATGGACAGGCGCCCCGACCAGGCCAAGGAGGCGCTGGCCCACGTCCGGGAGGCCAGCCGCTCCGCGCTCGACGAACTGCGCGCCACCGTCGGGCTGTTGCGCCAGTCCGGCGACCCGGCGGCGCCGACCGAACCCGCCCCCGGGCTCGCCGTCCTCGACGCCCTGGTCGACACCGTCCGCCGGGCCGGGCTCCCCGTCGAGGTGGCCTGCACCGACCGGCGGCCCCCGCTGCCCGCGGCCGTAGACCTGGCCGCGTACCGGGTCATCCAGGAGGCGCTGACCAATGTCCGCAAGCACGCGGGCCCCGGGGCGAAGGCCGAGGTGAGCGTCGTACGGGTCGGGTCCACGGCCGAGATCACGGTGATCGACAACGGCTCCGGCGGGGGCTGCGACGGCGACGGCGGTGGTCACGGCCTGCTCGGGATGCGCGAACGCGTCACCGCGCTCGGCGGCACCCTCACCGCAGGGCCCCGCTACGGCGGCGGATTCCGGGTACATGCGATCCTGCCCGTCGAGGCCCGCACGGCGGAGTCCGGGAAGCCGGGCGCGGCGGGCCGGACGGGGGAAGACGCATGA
- a CDS encoding response regulator transcription factor, producing the protein MTPPIKVLLVDDQALLRSAFRVLVDSEADMEVVGEAADGAQAVELARSTRADVVLMDIRMPGTDGLTATRMISADPELADVRVVMLTTFEVDEYVVQSLRAGASGFLGKGAEPEELLNAIRIAAGGEALLSPAATKGLIATFLAQGGSSEGDGPSAAEYSERLAALTGREREVLVLVAGGHSNDEIAERLVVSPLTVKTHVNRAMAKLGARDRAQLVVTAYESGLVRPRVE; encoded by the coding sequence ATGACGCCGCCCATCAAGGTGCTGCTCGTCGACGACCAGGCGCTGCTGCGCAGCGCGTTCCGGGTGCTGGTCGACTCGGAGGCCGACATGGAGGTGGTCGGCGAGGCGGCGGACGGCGCGCAGGCCGTGGAGCTCGCCCGCTCGACCCGCGCCGACGTGGTGCTGATGGACATCCGGATGCCCGGTACGGACGGACTCACCGCGACCCGCATGATCAGCGCCGATCCGGAACTGGCCGACGTACGGGTCGTCATGCTCACCACCTTCGAGGTGGACGAGTACGTGGTGCAGTCGCTGCGGGCCGGGGCGTCCGGCTTCCTCGGCAAAGGGGCGGAACCGGAGGAACTGCTCAACGCCATCCGCATCGCCGCGGGCGGCGAGGCGCTGCTCTCACCGGCCGCGACCAAGGGCCTGATCGCCACCTTCCTCGCGCAGGGCGGCAGTTCGGAGGGCGACGGGCCGAGCGCCGCGGAGTACTCCGAGCGGCTCGCCGCGCTCACCGGCCGTGAGCGCGAGGTGCTCGTCCTGGTCGCCGGGGGCCACTCCAACGACGAGATCGCCGAACGGCTCGTCGTCAGCCCGCTCACCGTCAAGACCCATGTGAACCGGGCGATGGCGAAACTGGGCGCCAGGGACCGGGCCCAATTGGTGGTAACTGCCTACGAATCCGGCCTGGTGCGCCCCAGGGTGGAGTGA
- a CDS encoding efflux RND transporter permease subunit produces the protein MSWLSRFSLAQRALIGLISIVALVFGAIAIPQLKQQLLPTIELPMVSVIAPYQGASPDVVEKQVVEPLESSIKAVDGVTGITSTASEGSAVIMASFDFGSEGTKQLVADIQQAVNRARAQLPDDVDPQVIAGSTDDIPAVVLAVTSDKDQQALADQLDRTVVPALEDISGVGQVSIDGVQDLQVSITPDDKKLAAAGLNATTLSQALQAGGATVPAGSFSESGKSRTVQVGGAFTSLKQIKDLRVTGQDPATGKPGTPVRVGDIATVKQEPSTAVSITRTNGKPSLAVMATMDKDGSAVAISDAVKDKLPDLRKDLGAGAELTVVSDQGPAVSKAISGLTTEGALGLLFAVIVILVFLASLRSTLVTAVSIPLSVVLALIVLWTRDLSLNMLTLGALTIAIGRVVDDSIVVLENIKRHLGYGEERQSAIITAVKEVAGAVTSSTLTTVAVFLPIGLVGGMVGELFGSFSLTVTAALLASLLVSLTVVPVLSYWFLRAPKGAAENPDEARRKAEEKEARSRLQLLYGRVLRFATRRRITSIVIAVAVLFGTFGMAPLLKTNFFDQGEQEVLSIKQELAPGTSLAAADEASKKVEKLLADDKGVKDYQVTVGSSGFMAAFGGGTGSNQASYQVTLKDSGDFDATQKRIDAALGKLDGIGDTTISAGDGFGSQDLSVVVKAADADVLRKASEEVRAEVAKLKDVTDVQSDLAQSIPRISVTANAKAAEAGYNQTTLGAAVAGAVRGTPSGKAIMDDTERDVVIRSAHPATTMAELKNLPLGPVKLGQIADVELVPGPVSMTRIDGQRAATVTAKPTGDNTGAVSTALQTKINALKLPDGATATIGGVSQDQDDAFVKLGLAMLAAIAIVFMLLVATFRSLIQPLILLVSIPFAATGAIGLLVITGTPMGVPAMIGMLMLIGIVVTNAIVLIDLINQYRTQGMGVGEAVIEGGRHRLRPILMTALATIFALLPMALGVTGEGGFISQPLAVVVIGGLVTSTLLTLLLVPTLYTMVELFKERRAKKKALKRAKKAGVEAPAESAETPSEEPEPAKA, from the coding sequence ATGTCCTGGCTGTCCAGATTCAGCCTCGCGCAACGGGCCCTGATCGGACTGATCTCGATCGTCGCGCTCGTATTCGGAGCGATCGCGATCCCGCAGCTCAAGCAGCAGCTGCTGCCCACCATCGAACTCCCGATGGTGTCGGTGATCGCCCCCTATCAGGGAGCGTCCCCCGATGTGGTCGAGAAGCAGGTCGTCGAGCCGCTCGAGAGTTCCATCAAGGCCGTCGACGGCGTCACCGGCATCACCTCGACCGCCAGCGAGGGCAGCGCCGTCATCATGGCGTCCTTCGACTTCGGCAGCGAGGGCACCAAGCAGCTCGTCGCCGACATCCAGCAGGCGGTGAACCGCGCCCGCGCCCAGCTGCCCGACGACGTCGACCCGCAGGTCATCGCCGGCTCGACCGACGACATCCCGGCCGTCGTCCTCGCCGTCACCTCCGACAAGGACCAGCAGGCGCTCGCCGACCAGCTGGACCGCACGGTCGTCCCCGCCCTGGAAGACATCAGCGGCGTCGGCCAGGTCTCGATCGACGGTGTGCAGGACCTCCAGGTCTCCATCACCCCCGACGACAAGAAGCTCGCCGCCGCCGGTCTGAACGCCACGACGCTCTCCCAGGCGCTCCAGGCGGGCGGCGCGACCGTTCCCGCCGGATCCTTCTCCGAGTCGGGCAAGAGCCGCACCGTCCAGGTCGGCGGCGCCTTCACCTCCCTGAAGCAGATCAAGGACCTGCGGGTCACCGGTCAGGACCCGGCAACGGGCAAGCCCGGCACGCCGGTCCGCGTCGGTGACATCGCCACGGTGAAGCAGGAGCCGTCCACCGCGGTCTCCATCACCCGTACGAACGGCAAGCCGAGCCTCGCCGTGATGGCCACGATGGACAAGGACGGCAGCGCCGTCGCCATCTCGGACGCGGTCAAGGACAAGCTCCCCGACCTCCGCAAGGACCTCGGCGCCGGCGCCGAACTGACCGTCGTCTCGGACCAGGGCCCCGCCGTCTCCAAGGCGATCTCCGGTCTGACCACCGAGGGCGCGCTCGGTCTGCTCTTCGCCGTCATCGTGATCCTGGTCTTCCTCGCGTCGCTGCGCTCGACCCTGGTCACCGCGGTCTCCATCCCGCTCTCCGTGGTCCTCGCGCTGATCGTGCTCTGGACCCGTGACCTCTCGCTCAACATGCTCACGCTGGGCGCGCTGACCATCGCGATCGGCCGCGTCGTCGACGACTCGATCGTGGTCCTGGAGAACATCAAGCGTCACCTCGGCTACGGCGAGGAGCGTCAGTCGGCGATCATCACCGCGGTGAAGGAAGTGGCCGGCGCGGTCACCTCCTCGACCCTCACCACGGTCGCCGTCTTCCTGCCGATCGGTCTCGTCGGCGGCATGGTCGGCGAGCTCTTCGGCTCCTTCTCGCTGACCGTCACCGCGGCCCTGCTGGCGTCCCTGCTGGTCTCGCTGACCGTCGTCCCCGTTCTGTCGTACTGGTTCCTGCGCGCCCCGAAGGGCGCCGCGGAGAACCCGGACGAGGCCCGTCGCAAGGCCGAGGAGAAGGAAGCCCGCAGCCGGCTCCAGCTGCTCTATGGCCGGGTGCTGCGCTTCGCCACCCGACGCCGTATCACCAGCATCGTCATCGCCGTCGCCGTGCTCTTCGGCACCTTCGGCATGGCCCCGCTGCTGAAGACCAACTTCTTCGACCAGGGCGAGCAGGAAGTCCTCTCCATCAAGCAGGAGCTGGCCCCCGGCACCAGCCTGGCGGCCGCCGACGAGGCGTCCAAGAAGGTCGAGAAGCTCCTCGCCGACGACAAGGGCGTCAAGGACTACCAGGTCACCGTCGGCTCGTCCGGCTTCATGGCGGCCTTCGGCGGCGGCACCGGCTCCAACCAGGCCTCGTACCAGGTCACCCTGAAGGACTCGGGCGACTTCGACGCCACGCAGAAGCGCATCGACGCGGCGCTCGGCAAGCTCGACGGCATCGGTGACACCACCATCTCCGCGGGCGACGGCTTCGGCAGCCAGGACCTCAGCGTCGTGGTCAAGGCCGCCGACGCGGACGTGCTGAGGAAGGCGTCCGAAGAGGTACGGGCCGAGGTGGCCAAGCTCAAGGACGTCACCGACGTCCAGAGCGACCTCGCGCAGAGCATCCCGCGGATCTCGGTCACGGCCAACGCCAAGGCCGCGGAGGCCGGATACAACCAGACCACGCTCGGCGCGGCCGTCGCCGGAGCGGTGCGCGGCACCCCGTCCGGCAAGGCGATCATGGACGACACCGAGCGGGACGTCGTCATCAGGTCCGCCCACCCGGCCACCACGATGGCCGAGCTGAAGAACCTCCCCCTCGGCCCGGTGAAGCTCGGACAGATCGCCGACGTCGAACTGGTCCCCGGACCGGTCTCGATGACCCGGATCGACGGCCAGCGCGCCGCGACCGTCACCGCCAAGCCCACCGGTGACAACACCGGTGCGGTCAGCACCGCGCTTCAGACGAAGATCAACGCACTGAAGCTCCCGGACGGCGCCACCGCCACCATCGGCGGTGTCTCCCAGGACCAGGACGACGCGTTCGTGAAGCTGGGCCTGGCCATGCTCGCGGCCATCGCGATCGTCTTCATGCTGCTGGTCGCGACCTTCCGGTCGCTCATCCAGCCGCTGATCCTGCTGGTCTCCATCCCGTTCGCGGCGACCGGCGCGATCGGCCTGCTCGTCATCACCGGCACCCCGATGGGTGTCCCGGCGATGATCGGCATGCTGATGCTGATCGGCATCGTGGTCACGAACGCGATCGTGCTGATCGACCTGATCAACCAGTACCGGACCCAGGGCATGGGCGTCGGCGAAGCGGTCATCGAGGGCGGCCGCCACCGGCTCCGCCCGATCCTGATGACGGCACTCGCGACGATCTTCGCCCTGCTCCCGATGGCGCTCGGCGTCACCGGCGAGGGCGGCTTCATCTCGCAGCCGCTCGCGGTGGTCGTGATCGGCGGCCTGGTCACCTCGACGCTGCTGACTCTGCTCCTGGTGCCGACGCTGTACACGATGGTGGAGCTCTTCAAGGAACGCCGCGCGAAGAAGAAGGCGCTCAAGCGGGCGAAGAAGGCGGGCGTCGAGGCGCCGGCCGAGTCCGCGGAGACCCCCTCCGAGGAGCCGGAGCCCGCGAAGGCCTGA
- a CDS encoding DUF397 domain-containing protein translates to MTHSPELSTAHWRRSSYSNTNGGECVEISDDFPGIVPVRDSKNPAGPALVVQAAAWGAFVSSLK, encoded by the coding sequence ATGACCCACTCCCCCGAGCTGAGCACCGCCCACTGGCGCCGCAGCAGCTACAGCAACACCAACGGGGGCGAATGCGTCGAGATCAGCGACGACTTCCCCGGCATCGTCCCCGTACGCGACAGCAAGAACCCCGCCGGTCCGGCGCTCGTCGTCCAGGCCGCGGCCTGGGGCGCGTTCGTCTCCTCCCTCAAGTAG
- a CDS encoding helix-turn-helix transcriptional regulator: MTFKPQPLTPYLSARHYFGSEQRRHRERAGLSLVQLAGIVNSSKSTLARIETADLMPPPDIPSRLDMAFGTDDHFHGLYELARREIHPDQYQRYMDFEFRSEVIEQYGAQALPGLFQIEEYARGLLSCQEDLSAEQVDERVAARMSRQERQRSENPPLRWAIVDEAVLRRQVGSPACMREQLASLLEQVDTPNSKVQVMPFSAGPHSLLGGALTLLALPDGTSVAYEEGIQAGHLYEDPAAVKKWRRQYEVLRANSLSLAESAELIRTAMEGYRP; this comes from the coding sequence GTGACGTTCAAGCCCCAGCCGCTCACCCCTTATCTGTCCGCCCGCCACTACTTCGGCTCCGAGCAGCGCCGCCACCGCGAGCGGGCGGGCCTGTCGCTCGTGCAGCTCGCGGGCATCGTGAACTCCAGCAAGAGCACGCTGGCCCGGATCGAGACGGCCGACCTGATGCCGCCGCCGGACATTCCCAGCAGGCTGGACATGGCCTTCGGGACGGATGACCACTTCCACGGGCTCTACGAGCTCGCCCGGCGCGAGATCCACCCCGACCAGTACCAGCGGTACATGGACTTCGAGTTCCGGTCCGAGGTGATAGAGCAGTACGGCGCGCAGGCACTGCCGGGGCTGTTCCAGATCGAGGAGTACGCGCGGGGGTTGCTCAGCTGCCAGGAGGATCTGAGCGCCGAACAGGTCGATGAACGCGTTGCCGCGCGCATGTCGCGGCAGGAGCGGCAGCGTTCGGAGAATCCGCCGCTCCGGTGGGCGATCGTCGACGAGGCCGTGCTGCGTCGGCAAGTAGGCAGTCCGGCCTGCATGCGTGAGCAACTGGCTTCGCTGCTGGAGCAGGTGGATACTCCGAACAGTAAAGTTCAGGTGATGCCGTTCAGTGCGGGGCCGCACTCGCTGCTGGGTGGCGCGCTGACTCTGCTGGCCCTGCCCGACGGCACTTCGGTGGCGTACGAGGAGGGCATTCAGGCCGGTCATCTCTACGAGGATCCGGCCGCGGTGAAGAAGTGGCGGCGGCAGTACGAGGTACTGCGCGCCAACTCCCTCTCCTTGGCCGAGTCGGCGGAACTGATCCGGACCGCGATGGAGGGCTACCGACCATGA